The Agrobacterium vitis genome has a segment encoding these proteins:
- the copC gene encoding copper homeostasis periplasmic binding protein CopC gives MIMTVTSRTLATFALFGALALAGQAFAHAHLATVAPADKATIASAPKTIDLSFTEGLEPKFSGVDITGPQQQKIKTGEAVVSKDGKGLSVPLSEPLAPGAYSVEWHVLSVDGHKSNGTTSFTVKP, from the coding sequence ATGATCATGACTGTCACATCCAGAACACTGGCCACATTTGCCCTCTTCGGCGCCCTGGCCCTGGCAGGCCAAGCCTTCGCCCACGCTCATCTGGCCACCGTCGCCCCGGCGGACAAGGCGACCATTGCCAGCGCTCCGAAAACCATCGACCTCAGCTTTACCGAAGGGCTTGAGCCAAAATTTTCCGGCGTCGATATCACCGGCCCGCAGCAGCAGAAGATCAAAACCGGTGAAGCCGTGGTCAGCAAGGACGGCAAGGGCCTGAGCGTTCCGCTCAGTGAGCCGCTTGCCCCCGGTGCCTATAGTGTCGAATGGCATGTTCTGTCGGTCGATGGTCATAAGTCCAACGGTACGACCAGCTTTACCGTCAAGCCGTGA
- a CDS encoding O-linked N-acetylglucosamine transferase family protein, with translation MSDNLAAALALYASGNLAGAYAALKSALAKDPAPGPRALLVMAQCCAKLDHFTEAAVFYRQAAKIIPSQALTLVTLAEKMERSGIEKASAQEIQILETSRRAIRSGPFDVQSWRTYRTALRHTLNIDEMRMSDQAVRDRLNRQEAAYYSLDSQTVHLSWCDDETLNSRWNNGLPAPAPASRDWRKPAGETLKLAYLLADGPSDDPLRRLTLSLAARHDPTNFDVLLICNEPPGPDELDADIKTLSLKDLCEDAALAALRAAGIDILIDPLGHGDGGRPDLLRHRIAPLHLAMAGHPGPRTELICDYMLANTAVLPKDDLRLHGRAICHLPETFLVSSPIQQPPSLSRQQFDLPEDRVVFAAFHPTEQISPRTADLWVDILRQTENSLLWISCGNYARNNFSTWMNRQGIAENRLVFRNPAKPMEQVGWMTLADIALDCFPCNAGFSTLAALQAGLPVPTFSGGNFASRVTASLLHTCGLEKLIARDADAYVALCIDLARDKSARNALKQTIRAQGPRSPLFDITGFIRHLEAAYHTMAARAATGLEPQDFSVPVL, from the coding sequence ATGTCCGACAATCTTGCCGCAGCATTGGCGCTTTACGCCTCTGGAAACCTGGCGGGCGCTTATGCCGCCTTGAAAAGCGCCCTGGCCAAAGACCCCGCTCCGGGACCGAGAGCCCTGCTGGTCATGGCCCAGTGCTGTGCCAAGCTCGACCATTTCACCGAAGCCGCCGTGTTTTACCGGCAGGCAGCCAAGATCATCCCGTCTCAAGCTCTCACCCTGGTCACACTCGCAGAAAAAATGGAGCGGTCCGGGATTGAAAAGGCAAGCGCCCAGGAAATCCAAATCCTTGAAACATCCAGGCGGGCCATTCGCTCCGGTCCGTTTGATGTCCAATCCTGGCGAACCTATCGGACCGCTTTGCGGCACACGCTCAATATCGACGAAATGCGCATGAGCGACCAGGCGGTTCGGGACCGGTTGAACCGGCAGGAGGCGGCCTATTATTCGCTCGATAGCCAAACCGTTCATCTGAGCTGGTGTGATGACGAGACCTTAAACAGCCGCTGGAACAATGGCTTGCCAGCCCCGGCACCGGCCTCACGCGATTGGCGAAAACCAGCTGGCGAGACACTCAAACTCGCCTATCTGCTTGCCGATGGCCCAAGCGACGACCCACTTCGCAGGCTTACCCTGTCGCTTGCAGCCCGACATGACCCGACCAATTTTGACGTTCTGTTGATTTGCAACGAGCCGCCGGGACCCGACGAATTGGATGCAGACATAAAGACTCTCAGCCTCAAGGATCTCTGTGAGGATGCGGCTTTGGCCGCCCTGCGCGCCGCTGGCATCGATATCCTGATCGATCCGCTTGGCCATGGCGACGGCGGCCGTCCTGATCTGCTGCGGCACCGGATCGCGCCGCTGCATCTGGCAATGGCCGGTCACCCGGGGCCAAGGACCGAGCTTATATGCGACTATATGCTCGCAAACACCGCAGTTCTGCCGAAGGACGACCTACGCCTCCATGGCCGGGCGATCTGCCATCTGCCGGAGACTTTTCTTGTCAGTTCTCCCATACAACAGCCGCCTTCGCTGTCGCGCCAGCAGTTCGACCTGCCTGAAGACAGAGTGGTCTTCGCGGCTTTTCATCCCACCGAACAGATATCTCCACGAACCGCCGATCTCTGGGTTGATATTCTGCGGCAGACGGAAAATAGCCTGCTATGGATATCCTGCGGCAATTACGCCCGAAACAATTTCAGCACCTGGATGAACCGTCAGGGCATAGCCGAAAACCGATTGGTTTTTCGCAACCCAGCCAAGCCCATGGAGCAAGTGGGCTGGATGACCCTGGCCGACATCGCCCTCGATTGTTTCCCTTGCAACGCCGGATTTTCGACGCTTGCCGCCTTACAGGCCGGTTTACCCGTGCCAACTTTTTCGGGCGGAAATTTCGCCAGTCGTGTCACGGCAAGCCTGTTGCACACCTGCGGGCTAGAAAAGCTGATTGCCCGAGACGCCGATGCCTATGTGGCTCTGTGTATCGATCTGGCCCGCGATAAGAGCGCCCGCAATGCCTTGAAACAGACTATTCGCGCACAGGGTCCAAGATCGCCTCTGTTTGATATCACAGGCTTTATCCGCCACTTGGAAGCCGCCTATCACACCATGGCAGCGCGGGCCGCAACGGGCCTTGAGCCGCAGGATTTTTCAGTTCCAGTCCTGTAA
- a CDS encoding response regulator transcription factor, protein MAARTILLVDDDDDLRETLVEQLSLYEEFSIQQESNATKGVQAARNGQVDLMIMDVGLPDMDGREAVKLLRKGGFKAPVIMLTGHDTDSDTILGLEAGANDYVTKPFRFAVLLARIRAQLRQHEQSEDATFTVGPYLFKPSQKLLTTEDGKKIRLTEKEAAIIRYLYRAGQKVVTRDVLLEEVWGYNSGVTTHTLETHVYRLRQKIERDPSNAEILVTENGGYKIIP, encoded by the coding sequence ATGGCTGCTCGGACGATCCTTCTGGTCGATGACGACGATGACCTGCGCGAAACGCTGGTGGAACAACTTTCTCTTTACGAGGAGTTTTCGATCCAGCAGGAATCCAACGCCACCAAGGGCGTGCAGGCTGCCCGCAACGGCCAGGTGGACCTGATGATCATGGATGTGGGCCTGCCGGACATGGATGGCCGCGAAGCCGTGAAACTGCTGCGCAAGGGCGGCTTCAAGGCCCCCGTCATCATGCTGACCGGCCACGACACCGATTCTGACACCATTCTGGGGCTTGAGGCCGGTGCGAATGACTATGTCACCAAGCCATTCCGCTTTGCCGTTCTGCTCGCCCGCATCCGCGCGCAGTTGCGCCAGCACGAGCAGAGCGAGGACGCGACGTTTACTGTCGGTCCCTATCTGTTCAAGCCGAGCCAGAAGCTGCTGACCACCGAGGACGGCAAGAAAATCCGACTGACGGAAAAGGAAGCGGCGATCATCCGCTATCTCTACCGCGCCGGGCAGAAAGTCGTCACCCGCGACGTGCTGCTGGAAGAAGTCTGGGGATACAACTCCGGCGTCACCACCCATACGCTGGAAACCCATGTCTATCGCCTGCGCCAGAAGATAGAACGGGACCCGTCCAACGCCGAAATTCTGGTCACCGAAAACGGCGGTTACAAGATTATTCCCTAA
- a CDS encoding transporter substrate-binding domain-containing protein, which translates to MSLRRAILAGLSALFLAPFAAIAADLPDLGGKTVVVVTENAYPPLQFVDPKSGKAIGWEYDAMNEIAKRLNVKVEYQNTSWDAMIQAVSDGQYNIGMTGITIKEDRKEKVDFSDPYMRSQQLMLVRGDEARFTDAKSFKAFEKGLIGAQPGTSPFYTAVYEVLDGNEQNPRIKLFETFGATVQALKTGDVDLVLTDSTAGKGYVDASAGALKIIGEPLGTEDFGFIFPKGSDLVKPVNAAIAALKADGTFDALNKKWFLDYKLGD; encoded by the coding sequence ATGTCTTTGCGCCGCGCCATCCTTGCCGGTCTTTCCGCGCTTTTCCTTGCCCCCTTCGCCGCTATTGCCGCCGACCTGCCGGATCTGGGTGGCAAGACCGTTGTCGTCGTCACGGAAAATGCCTATCCGCCACTGCAATTCGTCGACCCGAAGAGCGGCAAGGCGATAGGTTGGGAATATGACGCCATGAACGAGATCGCCAAGCGGCTGAATGTCAAGGTCGAATATCAGAACACCTCCTGGGACGCGATGATCCAGGCGGTGTCCGACGGCCAGTACAATATCGGCATGACCGGCATCACCATCAAGGAAGACCGTAAGGAAAAGGTCGATTTTTCCGATCCTTATATGCGCTCGCAGCAATTGATGCTGGTGCGCGGCGATGAAGCCCGTTTCACCGACGCCAAGAGCTTCAAGGCCTTCGAAAAGGGCCTGATTGGCGCGCAACCCGGGACAAGCCCGTTCTACACCGCCGTCTATGAAGTGCTTGACGGCAACGAACAGAACCCACGTATCAAACTGTTCGAAACCTTTGGCGCGACCGTGCAGGCCCTAAAAACCGGCGATGTCGATCTGGTTCTGACCGACAGCACCGCTGGCAAAGGCTATGTCGATGCCTCCGCTGGCGCCTTGAAAATCATCGGCGAACCGCTGGGTACGGAAGATTTCGGCTTCATCTTTCCAAAGGGTTCGGATCTGGTCAAGCCGGTCAATGCCGCCATCGCTGCCCTGAAGGCCGATGGCACGTTCGACGCCTTGAACAAGAAATGGTTCCTCGACTACAAGCTGGGTGATTGA
- a CDS encoding L,D-transpeptidase family protein — MPNPPPRAGSRPRQGLRSIVVRRKPGCKSQAIVQAGPLRFPASIGRSGITAFKREGDGATPRASMRLLYGYFRAESRAAIGSRLPLRSIRADMLWCDAPGHPAYNRPVKAPFTPSHERLQRQDRLYDICLVMDWNVTCRKQGCGSAIFFHVARPDYTPTEGCVAISPADMRRLLAVVSQATIVTVL; from the coding sequence ATGCCAAACCCACCTCCCAGAGCCGGGTCTCGACCGCGCCAAGGTCTTCGCAGTATTGTGGTGCGCCGCAAGCCCGGTTGCAAGAGCCAGGCCATCGTTCAGGCTGGACCGCTTCGGTTTCCCGCCTCCATCGGACGGTCGGGCATCACGGCTTTCAAGCGTGAGGGCGATGGCGCAACCCCACGGGCATCGATGCGGTTGCTTTACGGCTACTTTCGGGCGGAGTCTCGTGCGGCCATAGGCTCGCGCCTGCCTTTGAGGTCGATTCGTGCTGACATGCTGTGGTGCGATGCGCCGGGACACCCGGCCTATAACCGTCCGGTCAAGGCGCCGTTTACCCCCAGTCATGAGCGATTGCAGCGTCAGGACCGGCTCTATGATATCTGCCTGGTGATGGACTGGAACGTCACCTGCCGTAAGCAGGGCTGCGGGTCTGCGATCTTTTTCCACGTGGCGCGCCCGGACTATACTCCGACGGAGGGCTGCGTGGCGATCAGCCCCGCCGACATGCGCCGCCTGCTGGCGGTTGTTTCACAGGCCACCATTGTCACGGTTTTGTGA
- the leuC gene encoding 3-isopropylmalate dehydratase large subunit, which yields MSAPRTLYDKIFDDHLVDRQDDGTCLLYIDRHLVHEVTSPQAFEGLRMAGRKVHAPTRTLAVVDHNVPTTPDRAEGIKNEESRIQVEALAKNAADFGVEYYSEKDKRQGIVHIVGPEQGFTLPGMTIVCGDSHTSTHGAFGALAHGIGTSEVEHVLATQTLIQKKAKNMLVRVDGKLPAGVTAKDIILAIIGEIGTAGGTGHVIEFAGEAIEALSMEGRMTVCNMTIEGGARAGLIAPDEKTFEYIKGKPRAPKGEELEMALQYWKTLHTDEGAHFDRTVVLDAANLPPIVSWGSSPEDVISVQGVVPNPDDIADENKRTSKWRALDYMGLKPGTKITDIAIDRVFIGSCTNGRIEDLRAAAAVLKDRKVASTVSAMVVPGSGLVKEQAEAEGLDKIFLDAGCEWREPGCSMCLAMNDDRLKPEERCASTSNRNFEGRQGYKGRTHLVSPAMAAAAAIAGHFVDIREWK from the coding sequence ATGAGCGCACCTCGTACCCTCTACGACAAGATTTTCGACGATCATCTGGTGGATCGCCAGGATGACGGCACCTGTCTTCTCTATATCGACCGCCACCTCGTGCACGAGGTGACGAGCCCGCAGGCCTTTGAAGGTTTGCGCATGGCTGGCCGCAAGGTGCATGCACCAACCCGCACTCTGGCCGTCGTTGACCATAACGTACCGACCACGCCGGACCGGGCCGAAGGGATCAAGAACGAGGAAAGCCGCATCCAGGTCGAGGCCTTGGCCAAGAATGCCGCTGACTTCGGCGTCGAATATTATTCCGAAAAAGACAAGCGCCAGGGCATCGTGCATATCGTCGGCCCTGAACAGGGTTTCACCCTGCCTGGCATGACCATCGTCTGCGGCGACAGCCATACCTCGACCCACGGAGCCTTCGGCGCCCTGGCGCATGGCATCGGCACGTCGGAAGTGGAACATGTTCTGGCCACCCAGACCTTGATCCAGAAGAAGGCCAAGAACATGCTGGTGCGTGTCGATGGCAAGCTGCCGGCTGGCGTCACCGCCAAGGACATCATTCTCGCCATCATCGGTGAAATCGGCACGGCTGGCGGCACCGGCCACGTCATCGAATTTGCCGGTGAGGCTATCGAGGCCCTGTCGATGGAAGGCCGCATGACCGTCTGCAACATGACGATCGAAGGTGGTGCCCGCGCTGGCCTGATTGCGCCTGATGAAAAGACCTTCGAATATATCAAGGGCAAGCCCCGCGCGCCGAAGGGTGAAGAACTGGAGATGGCGCTTCAATACTGGAAGACGCTGCATACCGATGAAGGCGCGCATTTCGACCGCACCGTGGTGCTGGATGCCGCCAACCTGCCGCCCATCGTCTCCTGGGGTTCTTCGCCGGAAGATGTGATTTCGGTTCAGGGCGTCGTGCCGAACCCCGACGATATCGCTGACGAAAACAAGCGGACGTCGAAGTGGCGGGCGCTCGACTATATGGGCCTGAAACCCGGCACCAAGATCACCGACATCGCCATCGACCGGGTGTTTATCGGCTCCTGCACCAATGGCCGCATCGAAGACCTGCGCGCCGCAGCCGCCGTGCTGAAGGATCGCAAGGTGGCATCGACGGTTTCTGCCATGGTGGTTCCGGGGTCTGGCCTCGTCAAGGAACAGGCGGAAGCCGAAGGTCTCGACAAGATCTTCCTCGATGCCGGTTGCGAATGGCGTGAGCCGGGCTGTTCCATGTGTCTGGCGATGAACGACGACCGCTTGAAGCCGGAAGAACGCTGCGCCTCGACCTCGAACCGCAATTTCGAAGGCCGCCAGGGCTATAAGGGCCGCACTCACCTCGTTTCCCCCGCCATGGCCGCTGCCGCTGCCATTGCCGGCCATTTCGTCGATATCCGCGAATGGAAGTGA
- a CDS encoding amino acid ABC transporter permease encodes MAFQTLPNGSKQDFPWWLVALGLLALALAITIAVNDLYSQVFETVSRGIGVTVFVTLTGFALASMLGLLIALAGMADSIVLRQAARFYIEIVRGIPVLVLLFYVAFVGAPGFVALYNTLTTPLVSTGWLEPLQVRDVSLMWRAIFALCIGYSAFIAEIFRAGIESIDKGQIEAAKSLGLNRTQRFRLVVLPQAIRVIFPPLSNDFVAMVKDSSLVSVLGVADISQAGKIYASGSFRFFETYSIVAYIYLILTIGLSLILRRLEKRMRSRDGQRT; translated from the coding sequence ATGGCCTTTCAGACCCTTCCGAACGGTAGCAAGCAGGATTTCCCCTGGTGGCTGGTGGCGCTTGGCCTGCTGGCGCTAGCGCTGGCCATCACCATCGCCGTCAACGACCTCTACAGCCAGGTGTTCGAAACCGTCTCACGCGGTATCGGCGTCACCGTTTTCGTGACGCTGACCGGTTTTGCGCTCGCCTCCATGCTTGGCCTGCTGATTGCGCTGGCGGGCATGGCCGATAGCATCGTGCTGCGTCAGGCCGCGCGATTCTATATCGAGATCGTCAGGGGCATTCCGGTCCTGGTCCTGCTGTTTTACGTGGCCTTCGTCGGCGCGCCCGGCTTCGTTGCTCTCTATAATACCCTCACCACCCCGCTTGTTTCCACCGGCTGGCTGGAACCGCTTCAAGTGCGCGATGTCTCGCTGATGTGGCGGGCGATTTTTGCGCTTTGCATCGGTTATTCGGCCTTCATCGCCGAAATCTTCAGAGCCGGCATCGAATCCATCGACAAGGGACAGATCGAGGCCGCCAAATCGCTGGGACTGAACCGCACGCAGCGGTTTCGACTGGTGGTTCTGCCCCAGGCCATCCGGGTTATTTTCCCACCGCTCTCCAATGATTTCGTCGCCATGGTCAAGGATTCATCGCTGGTCTCAGTGCTGGGCGTCGCCGATATCAGCCAGGCAGGAAAGATTTATGCCTCCGGGTCCTTCCGGTTTTTCGAGACCTATTCCATTGTCGCCTATATTTATCTGATCCTCACCATCGGCCTGTCGCTCATCCTGCGGCGCTTGGAAAAACGGATGCGGTCCCGCGATGGCCAGCGAACCTAA
- a CDS encoding glycosyltransferase family protein: MSQLSIVVPSRRSLDQGRFSLESALIYAEKLDAVLIVSDNSGDPAKAKWLQSLGARVRYLHSTAEDAVANLVNALNHVETPFLMPFADDDAIYVLDGLPVADLSSLPQDVIGVRPQTMIWRDDAGVADVVTTNLDAETPSGRIQQYVNKTGGNNALYYSIFRTRLFTGVLKTFNAHHPTRGAYCDWSFVATFLCCGKVLYDPTLIYCYDLGQWKSAAGLDTSFDKLLLQVGLPETARYYHEFLLFLDMHSLFGWRDLPLAAADRADAISANIRFNLQVFCNRVARQPDLYPQEVKDAVAALGTIADPETLFATILPVADSLRPGLAEEYRRYRAMISDV; the protein is encoded by the coding sequence ATGTCCCAGCTTTCAATTGTTGTTCCCAGCCGCCGATCGCTGGATCAGGGCCGATTTTCCCTGGAAAGTGCGTTGATTTATGCGGAAAAGCTGGATGCCGTGCTGATCGTGTCCGACAATTCCGGCGATCCGGCCAAGGCGAAATGGCTGCAAAGCCTCGGCGCGCGCGTCCGTTACCTGCATTCCACTGCAGAAGATGCCGTCGCCAATCTGGTCAACGCGCTCAATCATGTGGAAACGCCGTTTCTGATGCCGTTTGCCGATGATGACGCGATCTATGTTCTCGACGGCTTGCCGGTAGCGGATCTCTCCTCCTTGCCGCAGGATGTGATCGGTGTGCGACCGCAAACGATGATATGGCGCGACGATGCGGGTGTGGCCGATGTGGTCACGACCAATCTGGATGCGGAGACGCCATCGGGGCGGATACAGCAGTATGTCAATAAGACCGGTGGCAATAATGCGCTTTATTACAGCATTTTTCGCACTAGGCTATTTACAGGGGTCCTGAAGACTTTCAATGCGCATCATCCGACGCGGGGCGCCTATTGCGACTGGAGTTTCGTCGCTACGTTTCTGTGTTGTGGCAAGGTGTTGTATGATCCGACTTTGATCTATTGCTATGATCTCGGGCAATGGAAGTCTGCCGCAGGTTTGGACACTTCGTTTGACAAGCTGCTGTTGCAAGTCGGTCTGCCGGAAACGGCGCGCTATTATCATGAATTTCTGTTGTTTCTGGATATGCATAGCCTGTTTGGCTGGCGCGACCTTCCTTTGGCCGCCGCCGACCGTGCTGATGCGATCAGCGCCAATATCCGGTTCAATTTGCAGGTATTCTGCAACCGGGTGGCCCGCCAGCCGGATCTTTATCCGCAAGAGGTCAAGGATGCGGTGGCAGCGCTTGGCACTATCGCCGATCCGGAAACACTCTTTGCGACGATCCTGCCGGTGGCCGACAGTCTGAGGCCCGGTCTTGCCGAGGAGTATCGCCGGTATAGAGCTATGATTAGCGACGTTTAG
- the copD gene encoding copper homeostasis membrane protein CopD → MTPEQANILCRLVFDACALLLWGAHGFVWLAVPKNLSAGIAQHLARFYQPALWLLAIAGTGKIVAQSAMLGDGWQSITPSLMIDLLEATQSGRAFGLQAGFGLLLLMSYYAFPRHRGPVMTLLGAPLLMSLSLSGHAVAQGGLIGLLHRANHSLHLLSASLWLGALPPVLLLLNAIQDPRTRTPALTALMRFSTIGHVAVALTLLSGTLNVWLIIGLSLDIAAPYQQWLALKIAAVAAMVTIAVVNRYVFVPQLHRSPVQAVRAIKIGTLAECALGLIAVALVSAFGTMPPG, encoded by the coding sequence GTGACACCCGAACAGGCCAACATCCTCTGCCGCCTGGTGTTCGACGCCTGCGCGCTCCTCCTCTGGGGCGCGCATGGTTTCGTGTGGCTCGCCGTGCCGAAAAACCTTTCGGCAGGCATCGCCCAGCACCTTGCCCGGTTTTATCAGCCTGCCCTCTGGTTGCTGGCAATAGCCGGAACTGGCAAGATCGTCGCCCAGAGTGCCATGCTCGGCGATGGCTGGCAGAGCATTACACCGTCCTTGATGATTGATCTGCTGGAAGCCACGCAAAGCGGCAGGGCGTTTGGGCTTCAGGCTGGGTTCGGCCTGCTTCTACTCATGAGCTATTATGCCTTTCCCCGCCATCGTGGCCCCGTCATGACGCTGCTGGGTGCGCCTCTGTTGATGAGCCTTAGCCTCAGCGGCCATGCGGTGGCGCAAGGAGGCTTGATCGGCCTGCTGCACCGCGCCAATCATAGCCTGCATCTGCTATCCGCCAGCTTGTGGCTTGGTGCCTTACCGCCCGTTCTGTTGCTATTAAACGCCATACAGGATCCTCGAACCCGGACACCGGCCCTGACTGCGTTGATGCGGTTTTCCACCATCGGTCATGTCGCCGTAGCACTGACGCTGCTCAGCGGGACGCTGAATGTCTGGCTAATCATCGGCCTATCGCTCGACATAGCGGCACCCTATCAACAATGGCTGGCCCTGAAGATCGCCGCCGTCGCTGCGATGGTGACGATTGCCGTCGTCAACCGTTATGTTTTCGTGCCGCAACTGCATCGAAGCCCGGTTCAGGCCGTACGGGCCATCAAGATTGGCACGCTGGCGGAATGCGCGCTTGGCCTGATCGCCGTGGCACTGGTATCCGCCTTTGGAACGATGCCGCCTGGATAA
- a CDS encoding cyclic nucleotide-binding domain-containing protein — MALSDDMQLLSSLALFQGLEPDQLRLIAFGAEHRPIGQGQPLFREHSPAECAYVVVRGRFELSNTGRDGKPQVAAVAGPGTMLSELALATMVERKYTAIALEDAEVLRIPRPLFHRLLEEYPKLGLVMQDRIRQNLVALATGAKGMEERFR; from the coding sequence ATGGCGCTGAGCGATGACATGCAACTGCTTTCATCTCTGGCGCTGTTTCAGGGGCTGGAGCCGGACCAATTACGGCTGATCGCCTTTGGTGCCGAGCACAGGCCCATCGGCCAGGGCCAGCCACTATTTCGGGAACACTCTCCGGCTGAATGCGCCTATGTGGTGGTGCGGGGCCGGTTCGAGCTTTCCAACACGGGCCGCGATGGCAAGCCGCAAGTCGCCGCTGTTGCCGGTCCTGGCACCATGCTGTCGGAACTGGCGCTGGCCACCATGGTGGAGCGCAAATACACCGCCATCGCCCTGGAGGATGCCGAAGTGCTGCGCATTCCCCGCCCGCTGTTCCACCGGCTGCTGGAGGAATATCCAAAGCTCGGCCTGGTGATGCAGGACCGCATCCGGCAAAACCTTGTCGCACTGGCGACTGGGGCAAAAGGCATGGAAGAGCGGTTTCGGTAA
- a CDS encoding aldo/keto reductase, with the protein MADQSYISFSDGNSIPQVGLGVWQTPNSEAAPAVRSALSAGYRHIDTAAVYENEEGVGEGIRSSGIDRGDIFLTTKLWNNEQGFDNTLKAFDASLKRLGTDYVDLYLIHWPSPHRGLFVETWKAFIKLKEEGRARSIGVSNFYPEHLKTIIDETGVVPVINQIELHPDFQQKQAREFHQAHGIITQSWSPLGQGKLLDNPVIGKIAAKHGRTAAQIIIRWHIESGLVVIPKSVTPSRIEENFKVFDFSLDPQDMTEIAALDSSSTRIGPDPITASF; encoded by the coding sequence GTGGCAGATCAATCCTACATTTCCTTTTCCGACGGCAACAGCATCCCGCAGGTGGGTCTCGGCGTCTGGCAAACCCCAAATAGCGAAGCGGCACCTGCGGTACGTTCGGCGCTGTCGGCGGGTTATCGCCATATCGATACGGCTGCCGTCTATGAAAACGAGGAGGGTGTCGGCGAAGGCATCCGCTCGTCCGGCATCGACCGTGGCGACATTTTCCTGACCACCAAACTGTGGAACAATGAGCAGGGCTTTGACAACACCCTCAAAGCCTTCGATGCCAGCCTGAAACGGCTCGGCACTGATTATGTCGATCTCTACCTGATCCACTGGCCATCGCCGCATCGCGGCCTGTTTGTCGAGACCTGGAAGGCCTTTATCAAATTGAAGGAGGAGGGCCGGGCGCGCTCCATCGGCGTGTCGAATTTCTATCCGGAGCATCTGAAGACGATCATCGATGAAACCGGCGTGGTGCCTGTCATCAACCAGATCGAACTGCATCCGGATTTCCAGCAGAAACAAGCCCGCGAATTCCACCAGGCTCACGGTATCATCACCCAGTCCTGGAGCCCACTTGGCCAGGGCAAGCTGTTGGACAATCCGGTGATCGGTAAGATCGCTGCCAAGCATGGCCGCACGGCGGCCCAGATCATCATCCGCTGGCATATCGAAAGCGGGCTGGTGGTGATCCCGAAATCCGTTACGCCGTCGCGTATCGAGGAGAATTTCAAGGTGTTCGATTTCAGCCTTGATCCACAAGACATGACTGAGATCGCTGCGCTCGACAGCTCATCGACCCGCATTGGACCCGATCCGATAACGGCGAGCTTCTGA